TTCCATCGTCTTCTTCCCAGTTCTTCATGAACAGGCCTTCCACCTCATAACCCTGCTCGATCAGCAGGAGGGCGGAAACGGAAGAGTCCACGCCGCCGGACATACCGACAATGACGCGCTTCTTTTGTGTGGCAGAAGGGGCTGGATCACGCATAGGGATTTAATGAGTGTCTTGAAAAAGGACGCGATTCTAGCAGGCTCAAGCCTGCAAGGCTAAAGAGAAGGGCGGATCAGCTCGAGGCTGAAGTGTTTACCGTCCAGATAATCATCGATGCAGCGGATGATCAGCTCACTGCGCCAGTTTGCGCGCTGTTGCAGCAGTTCGTCACGCGTCAGCCATTTCGCGCCGACAATACCGTCGTCCAATTGATAATCCGGGTGGTGTTTCAACGCTTTGGCGGTGAAGCAGACGCGTTGATAGGTCACGCCGTTGCTTGGGGCGGTGTAGAGATAAATGCCTACCACGCCGGTCGGCTCGACGTCCCAGCCGGTTTCTTCAAGGGTTTCGCGTATGGCGGCTTCGATCAGGGTTTCTTCCGGGTCCAGATGGCCGGCGGGCTGGTTGAGCACCGTTCGTCCGTGCTTGGACTCTTCGACCATCAGGAAGCGACCGTTGTCTTCGACAATGGTGGCGACGGTGATGTGGGGTAGCCAATCCATGAGACTTCCTCGAATTTTGAATATTGGAACCCGATCCTGTGGGAGCTGGCTTGCCTGCGATGGCGGTGGGTCAGTCGACATCAATGTTGAATGATAAATGGCTATCGCAGGCAAGCCAGCTCCCACAGGTTTTTGTTTCGGCAGA
This genomic stretch from Pseudomonas wuhanensis harbors:
- a CDS encoding NUDIX hydrolase translates to MDWLPHITVATIVEDNGRFLMVEESKHGRTVLNQPAGHLDPEETLIEAAIRETLEETGWDVEPTGVVGIYLYTAPSNGVTYQRVCFTAKALKHHPDYQLDDGIVGAKWLTRDELLQQRANWRSELIIRCIDDYLDGKHFSLELIRPSL